The sequence AGGACGCCAAGAGGCCATAAATCAATCAAAGAACCACCTGATAGTTTCTGGTAGATCATCATAAGTAGGTAAATTGCAATCCACGGAAAAATCTTTTCGATCATAATGAAATCCTCATAAATTTATAGATAGTTCGACACATCGCTTCGATTAATCACGAAGTCAAGTCGACAAATGTACATCCTTTCAGGACAAGGATTGTTTCCACATCGTCGCTTTCAGGAAAGACGGCGGTGATCGCCCCCCCCCTTGCCAGATGGTCCATACCAAGGATCGGAACCACCCTATAGGATGAGGCTTCCCATAACTCAATTGCGCTATCGATGGTCATAGGGTCTTCGACAATGCAGACGAAACAGTTGGTTGCAGGTGGCGCTATTAGTAAATCGTGAAATTCTTGGTTGATGTAGGCGGCTTGAATTTGCGGGGCAATATCTACCGTTTCACCTTTCACCGTTTCTAAGAACGCGTCCCAATCGAAAGTGTTCTCCATCTTCAAGCCCCCCTTCCCTTGAGGTTTTTCATCAAGTCTTTGATGTTCACGACTGGTGCGGCCTTCATCATCGGCTTGGATACGATAGAACGGATATCCGCCCTCATCTTTGCGGTTGGTTGTTCAACCGTGTCACCGTCAATTACCGCTGGCTTTATGATGATTTTACCGGAACGAAGGTTTTTCATAATGTTCGGGATTTGCTTGATACGATCTTTCTTGTTCGAACCGAACATATCCGCGTTGCGATGAAGGTACGCCTCGACTTGATCAAGCGGGATACCCATTCCAGCCATTGACCACGCGAAGTTGTTAAAAGCCTTGTTACCGGTTCCAGCAGCCGTTGAAGCGTGTCGTTCAAGGGCTTTCGCCGCTTTAGCGTCAATGTCATCAGCCGACAGGCTTGCTTGTTCTTTTACGGTTTCGAGTCTACGTGCCATATCGATTTCCGCTTCGACTTCGGCCTTGACCAACTCGGAAATGAAATCGGTTGGATTTAGAACGGACTTTTCGGTCCAATTGGTTTTGATGAAAACGTGGTCGCTTTCGAGACCTGAAGCCGGTTTGGTAGGTTCAAGGTAGATACCAACGGGGGTAACTCGGTCGATACCTGCTTTACGGCTACCGGCATACGCCACGATCTTTGCAACGATTGAGTCGCCAACAAATCGAGCCAATGCATCTTCGCACGAATGGGTAAGCGGAACGATGACGCGGTAACGGATTTCGTTTGTATTGTTGCTATAGGAATTATGCACGATATGTGCGCAATCGATGATCTTTGAAATCTCGGTTGGCTTGATTTCGGTCTTGTCGATATCGAGCATCAAAAGGTTCGTTGAGTAAGCGTCTTCTGCTTTACGAACACCAGCGCCGTTCATAAGCCAACCATCAAACTTATGGTTCAAGGTGACGTTGGAAAGGGCTTCCATACGGGCCGCAAAATCATCAAGGCTAACGATTTGATCTTCACGCTTTGCGGTCTTGTTATCGATTGACGACCAGCGAGTATACGCAATCTTGCCGTCAAATGGCACCAGCGTATCAAGGATCGCTTTTGAGCGCTTTTCGATCTTACGCTTCTTGGCAACGCGTTCTGCGCCGGTGAGAGCACGTACGGGCTTGTGCGATGGGGGTTCGACCACAGGAACGATATCAACACCGAGCGGAAGTACGCTAGAGCCAGGTATCTTGGTAGCGAGGAATTTAGCCGTACGCTTATCAACCACCACGATTTCAACAGCATCGGTAGCCGCTGGCATTCTGAGGCTTGTACGCATAGCGAACTGATAAGCCGTTTCGAAAGATTTAGATTCAGCAAGCGCCGCTTTTTCAATCCCGAAATACGTTTCGAGAAATGACATATGAACGGGTGTGTCGTTCAAAGCAGGAAGGAAAACCGCATTGTTGATGTGACGGAATTCGTTGATACCGTGCGAAATAACAGGTGCCTTGATACCAGCGCGGACGATCGGTGCGATATCAGCGTCCTTTACCGACTTGTTCGCGGTCCAAATGAAAGAGCGGCCTTCGAGGTGCTTTGCGATGGTTTCAGCGATGACCGGTAAAACGTTGTGCTTGGTGTTCAGGTGTTGGGACCAGTTCTGGTCTATGCAATACGTGATCGTGGTGCGGTTGCCAGTTTCAAGGGAATGAATGGTTGGCAGATTAGTCGCGTGGTTCCAAGGCTTGAACGACACACCCTCGTAAGTCGACCAAGCCTTGTAGAGCATTGAAT comes from Rhizobium rhizogenes and encodes:
- a CDS encoding DEAD/DEAH box helicase family protein translates to MEITDMTNFQYVNAICGSGKTTSLINFYKKVRMSGSRLVIAQPTIDLMKSTAERFKSELGVSATLVYRETGDFASESAASQFKAALLNPSLDLVFVTQKTLIDNPYFEKANAEKTYLVIDELPAVETSESIQLNSFKHVVSSNMAVVPSKVDGYYNIIRSSDAYRNGFDDIKTDRNDSLVEKLGSLFGAVDSVDMDAIVASEVWDSFVNPDRSSYQLNTHLIVHPTIFRHWDNVILMGANFLDSMLYKAWSTYEGVSFKPWNHATNLPTIHSLETGNRTTITYCIDQNWSQHLNTKHNVLPVIAETIAKHLEGRSFIWTANKSVKDADIAPIVRAGIKAPVISHGINEFRHINNAVFLPALNDTPVHMSFLETYFGIEKAALAESKSFETAYQFAMRTSLRMPAATDAVEIVVVDKRTAKFLATKIPGSSVLPLGVDIVPVVEPPSHKPVRALTGAERVAKKRKIEKRSKAILDTLVPFDGKIAYTRWSSIDNKTAKREDQIVSLDDFAARMEALSNVTLNHKFDGWLMNGAGVRKAEDAYSTNLLMLDIDKTEIKPTEISKIIDCAHIVHNSYSNNTNEIRYRVIVPLTHSCEDALARFVGDSIVAKIVAYAGSRKAGIDRVTPVGIYLEPTKPASGLESDHVFIKTNWTEKSVLNPTDFISELVKAEVEAEIDMARRLETVKEQASLSADDIDAKAAKALERHASTAAGTGNKAFNNFAWSMAGMGIPLDQVEAYLHRNADMFGSNKKDRIKQIPNIMKNLRSGKIIIKPAVIDGDTVEQPTAKMRADIRSIVSKPMMKAAPVVNIKDLMKNLKGRGA